A section of the Clostridium sp. TW13 genome encodes:
- a CDS encoding DNA gyrase/topoisomerase IV subunit B, with translation MNKDELHKGYDVTDLTSLEKLEPVRVRPGMYIGSTGTKGLHHCIWEILDNAIDEITNGYGDKATIILNKDKSVTVIDNGRGIPTGIHPIKKKSGVEMVFTELHTGGKFNNKNYKTSGGLHGVGAAVVNALSKWLEVEVYQDGKVFRQRFEQAYDKELKRVMPGTPVTKLEVIGKTDKTGSKITFMPDKEVFSTTEFKFDMIDERLQELAFQNKGIRLEFIDDRKEEEFKKEYFSERGLLDFIEYLNESKTPIHPEPILFEGERSVSNIDMYGEVCLQFTDSTTEYIASYVNNIPTTEAGTHETGFKTGMTRAFKEWGKKLGIIKEKDKEFEGDDLREGMTAIIKIKLTNPVFEGQTKTKLGNNEAYTMMNDLAYTKFGEWIEDHKDIATAIINNAMDAAARKDKIKKINEAEKKKIGKGTSPLAGKVAVCTLKDNTVNEFIVVEGDSAGGSAKQARDRRFQTIMPSKGKIMNTEKQKLENVIASEELKIFNTAVGTGTLDNYKEEDLKYDKIIIMSDADVDGYHIRTLWMTYIYRYMRPLIQNGHLYMAQPPLYKVYKIVKGKEEYAYAYSDAELEECKKKIGKNALIQRFKGLGEMNPEQLWDTTLNPETRTLYQVNIEDAAKAEKMVSLLMGDVVEPRKNYLYKYAEF, from the coding sequence ATGAATAAAGACGAGTTACACAAAGGGTATGATGTAACAGACCTTACTTCATTAGAAAAATTAGAGCCGGTAAGAGTAAGACCAGGTATGTACATTGGGTCTACAGGAACAAAAGGATTGCATCATTGCATATGGGAGATCCTAGATAATGCTATTGATGAGATAACTAATGGATATGGAGATAAAGCAACTATTATTTTAAATAAAGATAAAAGTGTTACTGTTATAGATAATGGTAGAGGGATTCCAACGGGGATTCATCCAATCAAAAAGAAATCTGGAGTAGAGATGGTATTTACTGAACTACATACAGGTGGAAAATTTAATAATAAAAATTATAAAACTTCAGGTGGACTTCATGGTGTAGGTGCAGCTGTAGTTAACGCGCTTTCAAAATGGTTAGAGGTTGAAGTATATCAGGATGGAAAAGTATTTAGGCAAAGATTTGAGCAAGCTTATGACAAGGAACTTAAAAGGGTGATGCCTGGTACACCTGTTACTAAGCTTGAGGTTATAGGCAAAACAGATAAAACTGGTAGTAAGATAACTTTTATGCCTGATAAAGAAGTCTTTTCAACTACAGAATTCAAATTTGATATGATAGATGAAAGATTGCAAGAGTTAGCCTTTCAAAATAAAGGTATCAGATTAGAATTTATTGATGACAGGAAAGAAGAGGAATTTAAGAAGGAATACTTTTCGGAGAGAGGTCTTTTAGATTTTATTGAATATCTAAATGAAAGTAAAACACCTATTCATCCAGAGCCTATTTTGTTTGAAGGAGAAAGAAGTGTTTCAAATATAGATATGTACGGTGAAGTATGCCTACAGTTTACTGATTCTACTACAGAGTATATTGCTAGTTATGTAAATAACATTCCTACTACAGAAGCAGGAACTCATGAGACTGGTTTTAAAACAGGAATGACAAGAGCTTTTAAGGAATGGGGAAAGAAACTAGGAATAATCAAAGAGAAGGATAAGGAATTTGAGGGTGATGACCTTAGAGAGGGTATGACAGCTATTATAAAAATAAAGCTTACCAATCCAGTATTTGAAGGACAGACTAAAACTAAACTTGGCAATAATGAAGCTTACACCATGATGAATGATTTAGCTTATACTAAATTCGGTGAATGGATTGAAGATCATAAGGATATAGCTACAGCAATAATTAATAATGCTATGGATGCTGCAGCAAGAAAAGATAAAATAAAAAAGATAAATGAAGCAGAAAAGAAGAAAATAGGTAAAGGGACTTCACCTTTGGCAGGTAAGGTTGCAGTTTGTACTTTAAAGGATAACACTGTTAATGAGTTTATTGTGGTGGAAGGAGACTCTGCTGGTGGTTCAGCCAAGCAAGCTAGAGATAGAAGATTTCAAACAATAATGCCATCTAAAGGTAAGATAATGAATACAGAAAAGCAAAAGCTTGAGAATGTAATTGCTTCTGAAGAACTTAAAATATTCAATACAGCTGTAGGAACTGGTACATTAGATAATTATAAAGAAGAAGACTTAAAGTATGACAAGATAATAATTATGAGTGATGCGGATGTGGATGGTTACCATATCAGAACTTTATGGATGACATATATTTACAGATACATGAGGCCATTAATTCAAAATGGACATCTATATATGGCGCAGCCTCCTTTATATAAAGTTTATAAGATAGTAAAAGGCAAAGAAGAATATGCATATGCTTATTCAGATGCTGAACTAGAGGAGTGTAAGAAAAAGATAGGTAAAAATGCGCTTATACAGAGATTCAAGGGACTTGGAGAGATGAATCCAGAGCAGTTATGGGACACAACTTTAAATCCTGAAACCAGAACTTTATATCAAGTAAATATAGAAGATGCAGCTAAAGCTGAAAAAATGGT
- a CDS encoding glycosyltransferase family 2 protein: MGNYILSATAIFQIIVFMLTLYSLILGVVGLWRKKEKKNFEPKKKFICIVAAHNEEVVIGNCVDSLKKQNYPSDMYDIYVIADNCTDKTAEIARKHGAKVFERKNKEKRGKGYALEWMFEKIFKMDNCYDTITIFDADNIIDSDFLKEMNSKMLEGYKVVQGYLDSKNPYDSWITQSYSMAFWSQNRAFQLSRSNLGLSNQIGGTGFVIDINILKELGWGATCLTEDLEFTCKLILNGEMVGWAHEAKIYDEKPLTLKQSWNQRKRWMQGFSDVASRFFFKLLKKSIKERSFKMFDCALYVMQPITTILLAISLVITLVQNNTTGMHIFVINYLFNADVWKLFVMFQFILTPLYLLVDKKISKRMFSIIVLYSLNVIVLPALLGEAQKNMLVNISANVAYLAIFMILSALLSGKKGFMYFFRFLMYSIYTLTWIPITIQGMLNKNNKEWNHTKHVREIGIYDV, from the coding sequence ATGGGCAATTATATTTTAAGCGCAACAGCTATATTTCAAATTATAGTATTTATGTTAACATTATATTCATTGATACTTGGAGTAGTTGGGTTATGGAGAAAGAAAGAAAAAAAGAATTTTGAGCCTAAAAAGAAATTCATTTGTATAGTAGCAGCACATAATGAAGAAGTAGTTATAGGCAATTGTGTAGATAGTTTAAAAAAACAAAACTATCCTTCAGATATGTATGATATATACGTAATAGCTGATAATTGTACTGATAAAACTGCTGAGATAGCTAGAAAGCATGGAGCAAAAGTATTTGAAAGAAAGAACAAGGAAAAAAGAGGTAAGGGTTATGCTTTAGAGTGGATGTTTGAAAAAATATTCAAGATGGATAATTGCTATGATACGATTACTATATTTGATGCAGATAATATTATAGATTCAGACTTCTTAAAAGAAATGAATTCTAAAATGCTTGAAGGTTACAAGGTGGTTCAGGGTTATTTAGATTCTAAAAACCCATATGATTCATGGATTACTCAAAGTTATTCAATGGCTTTTTGGTCTCAAAATAGGGCCTTTCAATTATCAAGAAGTAATTTAGGTTTGTCTAATCAAATAGGTGGAACAGGATTTGTAATTGATATAAACATATTAAAAGAATTAGGATGGGGAGCTACATGCTTAACAGAAGACTTGGAATTTACATGTAAACTTATCTTAAATGGTGAGATGGTAGGTTGGGCGCATGAAGCAAAAATATATGATGAAAAACCTCTTACGCTTAAACAATCATGGAATCAAAGAAAAAGATGGATGCAAGGCTTTTCAGATGTTGCGTCAAGGTTCTTCTTTAAACTACTTAAGAAAAGTATAAAGGAAAGAAGCTTTAAAATGTTTGATTGTGCATTATATGTAATGCAGCCAATAACTACAATATTGCTAGCAATTTCGTTGGTAATAACTTTAGTGCAAAACAATACGACAGGTATGCACATATTCGTAATAAATTATTTATTTAATGCTGATGTATGGAAGCTATTTGTTATGTTTCAATTTATTCTTACTCCTTTATATTTGCTAGTGGATAAGAAAATATCAAAAAGAATGTTTTCTATTATTGTATTATATTCTTTAAATGTAATAGTATTACCGGCACTGCTTGGAGAAGCTCAAAAGAATATGCTTGTTAATATATCAGCTAATGTAGCTTACTTAGCAATATTTATGATTTTATCCGCTTTATTATCAGGAAAAAAAGGATTTATGTATTTCTTTAGATTTTTGATGTATTCTATATACACATTGACTTGGATTCCTATTACTATTCAAGGTATGTTGAATAAAAACAATAAGGAATGGAATCATACAAAACATGTAAGAGAAATTGGTATATATGATGTATAG